The genomic stretch tgaaatgaacaaaaatgaAAAGGAAATAGAAAACCATGCATTACAACAGTTTGCTTacacttttatttatttttgcgtGTTCTTAATATTTCTTGTAACGCTTAAAAATCATTGATTGAATCAAAAAATATAGCAAAACTGCCGAAAAAAAAGATAGTTTTGGACTCTCTAACAtgcagaaaaaatttgaaaattatttgttttgttgttcagACATTTTCCAATTAATATGAATCAATATGATATGGAGAAAATTAAAGCTGGTTTCGTAAAAAtagtatatctcgagattgactcatattacctcgaggtgatagttgtttcttacgtaaattttccaaggggccgttcaataattacgtaagcaaataggggggagggggggtgtgcaattttcttacgctatcttacaggggtgggagggggtgaattgattatcttacgtaagaaaaacattgttaatggaACTATTCAAAAAACCATGTTGATGAAAGTATGGATTAccgaaaaaatgtaaatttgttttttaaaaaaatacaaaaacaatgcATAATTccgaacaaaaattatatttttttctgaatgacTTGGTATTTCTTCTAAAATTATCTATCAATATTTTTCGAACGTCTTACGTCTAcgaattgtaaaaaaatgaacaaaaagatTTCGAACAAAAAATGCCTTACTTTTCAACAAGCGGGCGGTATTCCAATCGACGCCAATATTGGGATTTTTGAAGTGCACCTAGATAAATAATTCCTTCAACTTTGAGCCAAATCGTGATGGTCGCTTTTACGTATCAtggacacttcgtatggaatgacctatAGTCTATAGTCTGTACTCGGATGAAAACGATTGATTAATTATCAATTTCTGtcaagaaaaaatcacaggagggttgtgtgcaaagccttgaccgcaaggttgaagtagaatacttttacaagagagttaacccggctgcttgcgtgtcagtcatttttcctagtaaataaatgttgaccgcagtattgaaaattctttgcaaatgaagttgaagtcctactcaatttcagttttcacatataaatacgacctcactgaacaggaaaagtacaaactctttgcggcgcaaacaagtttcaacagtcagagtatatgtacatgtgaattcaaattaagataattaacttttggttaaagctcagaacgagaaaatattaaatctttctttgtttggttgtcctaaaaaggacagtttattgttgaaaaaaaaaaaattggatatgacgctgattgcatttTTGTGTTACACCGATAGCGGtgttatggtgaacttgcgtatgacgaaggcagcGTATTACCTGTTGTTACAACACCGCAGGCAACACTGGAGTCGTTTTGGATGGCGTTTGACATTTATGCTAAACGTTTGATGAACATGAAAGATAGGTAAAGAATAAGTAACCAGAGAGAAAAAGCAATAGATTTATAGCAAAAACATAGAAGATAGGAAGTAAACAAATCGCCATTACAAGTGAATAGTAGAAGTTAGGAAAATAAAGTGGAAAATAATTATTATCTAAATCGAGTTAGCTACGAGGATCAAAAAAAATCGCGACAGGTGTTACAAAACTGCTCCTGAAAACTTGTGAAAAATTGTGAGTAGAGTGCAGCCTGAAGAAATAGTTATTTAGTGTAAattcgaaaataaatttgatccattgtacTTACCCATAGATACAGCGTTCGTCGGTATTTCctgaaatctaaattaatagatACTTACCCTGGAAGTTTCGTTCGTCCTGTAGTAGGTAGCTAAAATAAATAGGtaataagaaaaatatcttTATACTTACCAAAATACCATAGATACAGATTCTGCAAGTGCGGTTCGATCGGTGTAGAGTAACTCCCCACAAATTGGTCCAAAGCACAAATAACATTGGCGATAGAAAACCATTAAGCGGTAGATAGGAAAGCAGGATCGTAAACGGCTAAGGTGAATCCACTTCTTGTAAGTCTtatgaaatttaatatttaaactTAGgctaataatcaaaataaaattgcagtTTGAGCTTTACCGAAAATCAATTGGTTGCTACAAAAATTTGGTTCAAATCCAAACATTCTCAAAAAGAAGTGAACCAAAAGGTGTTCATTCGAGATGTCGGACCTGCCCCGTGAATACGATCCTAGATCTACAGCAGAAAGAGAGATTCTGGACTTGACAGCGACTCCGTGTGGGATCTGTGGCCCATCAACATGCGACGAACAAATGATTTGTTGCGACGGCTGCATGAAATGGTTTCATTCACGTTGCGTGGGAGTTGCTGAAGATTCAATTCCGGAGAAATGGTACTGCCAAAGCAAAGCTTGCCAGCAGCAAGCCCAGGAGTACCAAAAGCAGTATAAGGAAGCCAGAAAACAGGCTCGTGGCAAAAAGACCCCTGACGAGTCTGAAAAATCCAGCTCAATACTGCGCAAAAGCCCCTCTAGCGTCGAACAGAGGATGAAGGAATTGGAGGAGAGGCAAAAGCGGCAGAACGAGGAGCTGGAGGCGGAAATGCGACTGcagcagatggaaaacggatgCAGCGCGAGTTTCAGAAGAAAAAGTTAGAGATGGAGATCAAACTACGCgccgaagaagaagaagaacgtAGAGCCTTGCAAGAAGAGATATTGCAGAAGAAAAAGATGCAGATTGAGCGGATGCGAGCAAATCAGCGCTCGTTTGAGCAGCAGATGGCTGATCTCGATAAAGAGCTTAATGAGCTTTCGGTCATCAAAACTTCCAAGGTGATCCCAGCGCTAGTTGAAGTTGTGGGCGGTGCTTCTATTGAAAGCAAAGAAAAACTTCCACGATTGAGTGGGGCGAATATAAATAAGCCGGCAGAAGAAGAGGACACCGATGACGATTTCGAAGATGATTACGATGAAGACTCGGATCGTATAAGTCAGCGTTCCAATCCGTTCAGTGAAGGGGAGACCAGTACTCCGTCACAAAAAAGGAAGAGAGCCTAAGAGCAGCCACCATGGGCTGGGGCAGGAACGATTCGGGCCGACGAAGGCCCAGTTAGCAGCCAGAAGGGGATTAACCACCAAACTTCCCAAGTTTTCGGGTAAGCCTAAGCAGTGGCCATTATTTTTTGCATCCTACAAAGCATCAAACGAAGCTTGCGGTTATATGAACCATGAAAATCTGGTACGGTTGCAGGAATGTCTGGAAGGCAAAGCACTAGAGTTGGTATCCGGTCAGCTACTTCTGCCCGAATCGGTTGTCCGGAGCAATTGCTCCAAGAATTCCTGGACCAAGTAAACGAACTAGAGCCGCCAAAACCGGACAATCTAAACAGTTTTATCCCATTTGGAAACACAGTGGAGCAGCTCTGTGAACACTTGGAAGCGGCGGGACTTCGGCAACACCTCGTCAATCCGTTGCTTATCAAAAGCTTAGTGGCGAAGATTCCAGATCGGGAAAAGCGCGACTGGGTTATCAAAGGAGGAATGCCGCAGGAGAGCCAACCCTACGAACACTGACGGATTTTTTAATGGAGATAGTGGACGATGCTTGCGCAGCGGATGTCGATGTACAGCCCAAATTGATACACCAGTCCAAAGGTGGTGCGCAGTTCGGAAGGGAAAAGCCGAAGGAGAAAATGCCTTGTTCGTCCACAGCGAAATTAGTAATTCTGGTGCCACTGTAATCGACCGTAAAGTTTGCCGCAACACAGGTCATCGATTGCGACATTGTGAGCGCTTCAAACAAATGTCATACGCTGACCGTTTGAGGCTGGTAACTCGCGAAAAGCTGTGTAATGTGTGCCTGAATGAGCACGGTGACGTGTGCAAATTCCGTATTCGCTGTAATGTTGGCGATTGCAGAGAGCGTCACAATGCATTGATGCACCCCGTTGGAAACGCGATGGGGATGAGTGCGCACATCCGGTCCAATTCTAAAATAATGTTCCGGATGGTACCAGTGCAGCTGTACTACAAAAATAAAGCAATAACGGTGTTCCTTGATGAAGGTGCTTCGGTTACTTTGGTTGAGAAGAAACTAGCAGACCAGCTCGGCATGGTCGGGGTACAAGAGAAGCTGACGATAAAATGGACTGCTGATGTCACACGCGAAGAGGAAGATTCACGACGAATGAATTTGTGGGCGTCCGGCGTTGGAGTTGATGCGAGCAAGCTGCTGTTGAACGGCGTCCGAACTGTAAGCAAGCTTATGCTACCAAATCAGAAGTTGGACTCGCAAGAGCTAGCTGCGCAGTATGAGTACATGCGTGGGTTGCCGATAGCCTCTTACGACGGGCAGCCGGAGTTGCTTATCGGGCTGAACAATATACACTCGTTTGCTCCATTGGAAGCAAAGGCGGGTTCCCCTGTAGAACCAATCGCGGTCCGATGCAAGCTTGGGTGATCGGTTTATGGGTCACGACATTCCGCCAACGCATCGTTGGGAGAGTTTTTGGGGTACCACCGCGAAACTTCCAACGAGGATCTGCATGAGCTATTGAGACGCCACTACGCTCTTGAAGAATCGGTCGTGATACTCCCTCAGGAATCAGCAGAAGATAAACGAGCACGGGCAATACTTGAAGGAACAACAAAACGGATTGGTAACAGGTTCGAAACCGGCCTACTATGGGGAGCAGATGAACAACGGTTTCCCGACAGTTTTCCAATGGCTCTGCGAAGAATGAAGCAGCTAGAGAAGCGATTAGAAAGGAATCCGAAGCTGCGTGAAAACGTTTGCAAGCAGATAGAAGAGTATCAGCTAAAAGGATATGCGCATCTTGCTACCGCCGAGGAGTTGACGGAAACTCCGCCCGATAAAGTTTGGTACCTTCCGCTAAACGTTGTGCAAAACCCCAAGAAACCCAGCAAAGTAAGACTCGTGTGGGATGCTGCAGCTACTGTGCAGGGAGTTTCCTTGAACTCACAGCTGCTGAAAGGACCGGACATGCTGGTTCCGTTGATCAAAGTAATGTTCGGGTTCCGCAACGACGAATCGCATTCGGTGGAGACTTGAGGGAAATGTTCCACCAAATTAAAATTCGCGATGAGGACAAACAAGCGCAGCGatttgttttccggaaaacctgCGACGTATCTCCGAGCGTTTACGTCATGGATGTTGCGACATTTGGGTCGACTAGCTCTCCATGCTCGGCCCAATTCGTTAAAAACCGGAATGCCGAAGAGTTCGCCGCCCGATATCCCGGAGCAGCTGCAGCGATTATAAATCGACACTATGTCGATGATTATTTCGACAGCGTCGACACGATTACCGAAGCAGTGCGGTTAGCAAAGGAGGTGCGATTCGTCCATTCGAAAGCGGGCTTCGAAATACGAAATTGGGTGTCAAACTCGCAAGAAGTGCTGCAAGGTTTGGGAGAAgagaagccgttggcgccggttcaTTTCAGTCAGGACAAGCACACCTCCAATGAGCGAGTGTTGGGAGTGATCTGGGATCCGGTGTTGGACGAATTCGCCTTTTCAAAGAAGCACCGCGAAGAGGTCCTGACGTATCTGTTCCAAGGAAAAAGACCAACGAAAAGACTCGTTGCCAGCTGCGTGATGGGGTTTTTCGATCCACTGGGGCTGCTATCACCGTTTACCATCCACGGCAAAATAATCATCCAGCAACTGTGGCGTTCCAAATGCGATTGGGATCAGGAGATCGATGTCAGGTGCTGGGAATTGTGGCAGCGCTGGACCGGCCTGTTACCGGAAGTGGAAGCAATTCGAATCCCACGATGCTATTTAGGCTGCGCGTTGACTACCGAAATCGAGTCGTTGGAGGTACACATCTTCACAGATGCTAGCGAACATGCGTATGGTTGTGTGGCGTATTTGCGTGCCGTTGTAAGAGGAGAAGTATTGTGCAGTTTGATGATGTCCAGAGCCAAGGTAGCACCGCTGAAACGACAGTCAATACCTCGTTTGGAGTTGATGGGCGCAGTACTGAGAGCCCGGATGTCTCAGACAATACTAAACACACATTCGCACAAGTTCCTTCGAACCGTTTTCTGGACAGATTCCCGGACCGTATGCAGCTGGCTACATTCGGACCAGCACAAGTATAAACAGTTTGTAGCTTTCCGGGTTGGAGAGATATGGGAGCTAACTAAAGTGGAAGACTGGCGGTGGATTCCGACAAAGCTCAACATGGCTGACGTGCTGACGAAGTGGGGACAGGGTCCTCCGTTGAAGAGCGATAGAGCGTGGTTCAAAAGACCAGCCTTTCTGTACCGGTCGCAAGCGGAGTGGCCATCAGACGGGGCAACGCTTGACGAAACGAATGAAGATGCGAGGGGAATAATACTCTTCCATGGAGTGATTTCCGTTGAGAAGATATCCCGCTGGACGAGATTGCTACGAGTGACGGCAAGTGCAGTGCGTTTCGTCGCCAATTGCAGGCGAAAGATGAAAGGAGTGCCAATACTAACTTCGCAGGCCACCACGAAACAACAAAGAGCGATTGAACGAGTCGCAGCAGAACATGTCACAGTAAAAACGCCGCTTACGAAGGAGGAATTGCAACAGGCAGTAACCATCCTGTGGCGACAAGTACAGTGGGATAGTTTTCCGGATGAAATGAGTGCGCTTTCAAACAACTTGTAGCTAGATCCGGGGCAGCCGATAGAAGAGGTTCAAAAGAGAAGCCGTATCTACAAATGTTCACCGGTGCTTGACGACGAAGGTGTGCTGCGTATGGATGGTAGGCTAGCAAATGCGGGTGAAATATCTTTCGACAAAAA from Wyeomyia smithii strain HCP4-BCI-WySm-NY-G18 chromosome 3, ASM2978416v1, whole genome shotgun sequence encodes the following:
- the LOC129728232 gene encoding uncharacterized protein LOC129728232; its protein translation is MSDLPREYDPRSTAEREILDLTATPCGICGPSTCDEQMICCDGCMKWFHSRCVGVAEDSIPEKWYCQSKACQQQAQEYQKQYKEARKQARGKKTPDESEKSSSILRKSPSSVEQRMKELEERQKRQNEELEAEMRLQQMENGCSASFRRKS